Proteins encoded together in one Mastacembelus armatus chromosome 15, fMasArm1.2, whole genome shotgun sequence window:
- the asrgl1 gene encoding isoaspartyl peptidase/L-asparaginase isoform X2 — translation MTPRRYFELHLLAVPSQMTDMLPVVVVQGGAGFVPRQRSEASTSGVCAAARAAYAILQGGGSSMDAVLEAVTNLENNPVFNAGCGSVLNVKGDIEMDAIVMDGKTLGSGAVSAVRNIANPVQLARLVMEKTSHACLTAEGASKFARDMGIPEVPQESLITEYSRMRWKDNLEPDANPVQCQMGKMGTVGAVAVDREGNTACATSTGGMLNKMEGRVGDTPMIGSGSYADNKVGAVSITGHGEAIMKVALARLIMFHMEQGQSVEAASDLGLAYMKSRVDGLGGVVTVDPQGHWAARFSSLQMAWAAAQKDTLHHGLYCGEHFTQSID, via the exons ATGACTCCGCGGCGATATTTTG AACTTCATCTATTGGCAGTTCCTTCACAGATGACTGACATGTTGCCAGTTGTGGTGGTCCAGGGGGGCGCAGGTTTTGTCCCAAGGCAGCGGTCAGAAGCGTCAACTTCAGGGGTGTGCGCAGCAGCCCGAGCAGCTTATGCCATCCTTCAGGGAGGGGGCAGTAGTATGGATGCAGTTTTGGAGGCTGTGACCAATCTGGAGAATAACCCTGTCTTCAATGCAG GCTGTGGGTCAGTGCTGAATGTCAAAGGAGACATAGAGATGGATGCCATCGTGATGGATGGGAAAACACTAGGTAGTGGTGCTGTGTCCGCTGTACGCAATATAGCCAACCCTGTTCAGCTGGCAAGACTGGTTATGGAGAAG accAGTCATGCGTGTCTAACAGCAGAGGGTGCCAGTAAGTTCGCTCGGGACATGGGTATCCCCGAGGTGCCCCAAGAGTCCCTCATCACTGAGTATTCCCGCATGCGCTGGAAAGACAACCTGGAACCTGACGCAAACCCTGTGCAGTGCCAAAT GGGGAAGATGGGCACAGTTGGAGCTGTGGCAGTCGACAGGGAGGGCAACACAGCCTGTGCAACCTCCACTGGTGGAATGCTGAACAAGATGGAGGGACGGGTGGGCGACACACCCATGATAG GATCTGGCAGTTATGCTGACAACAAGGTGGGAGCGGTGTCAATTACAGGGCACGGAGAAGCCATAATGAAAGTTGCACTGGCACGACTCATCATGTTCCACATGGAGCAAG GTCAGTCAGTGGAGGCAGCCAGTGATCTGGGCCTGGCCTACATGAAGTCCAGGGTGGATGGGCTGGGTGGGGTGGTGACAGTGGATCCCCAGGGTCATTGGGCTGCTCGCTTCTCCAGCCTGCAAATGGCCTGGGCTGCAGCTCAGAAAGACACCCTGCACCATGGCCTGTACTGTGGGGAACACTTTACACAGAGCATTGATTAA
- the asrgl1 gene encoding isoaspartyl peptidase/L-asparaginase isoform X3 encodes MTPRRYFVPSQMTDMLPVVVVQGGAGFVPRQRSEASTSGVCAAARAAYAILQGGGSSMDAVLEAVTNLENNPVFNAGCGSVLNVKGDIEMDAIVMDGKTLGSGAVSAVRNIANPVQLARLVMEKTSHACLTAEGASKFARDMGIPEVPQESLITEYSRMRWKDNLEPDANPVQCQMGKMGTVGAVAVDREGNTACATSTGGMLNKMEGRVGDTPMIGSGSYADNKVGAVSITGHGEAIMKVALARLIMFHMEQGQSVEAASDLGLAYMKSRVDGLGGVVTVDPQGHWAARFSSLQMAWAAAQKDTLHHGLYCGEHFTQSID; translated from the exons ATGACTCCGCGGCGATATTTTG TTCCTTCACAGATGACTGACATGTTGCCAGTTGTGGTGGTCCAGGGGGGCGCAGGTTTTGTCCCAAGGCAGCGGTCAGAAGCGTCAACTTCAGGGGTGTGCGCAGCAGCCCGAGCAGCTTATGCCATCCTTCAGGGAGGGGGCAGTAGTATGGATGCAGTTTTGGAGGCTGTGACCAATCTGGAGAATAACCCTGTCTTCAATGCAG GCTGTGGGTCAGTGCTGAATGTCAAAGGAGACATAGAGATGGATGCCATCGTGATGGATGGGAAAACACTAGGTAGTGGTGCTGTGTCCGCTGTACGCAATATAGCCAACCCTGTTCAGCTGGCAAGACTGGTTATGGAGAAG accAGTCATGCGTGTCTAACAGCAGAGGGTGCCAGTAAGTTCGCTCGGGACATGGGTATCCCCGAGGTGCCCCAAGAGTCCCTCATCACTGAGTATTCCCGCATGCGCTGGAAAGACAACCTGGAACCTGACGCAAACCCTGTGCAGTGCCAAAT GGGGAAGATGGGCACAGTTGGAGCTGTGGCAGTCGACAGGGAGGGCAACACAGCCTGTGCAACCTCCACTGGTGGAATGCTGAACAAGATGGAGGGACGGGTGGGCGACACACCCATGATAG GATCTGGCAGTTATGCTGACAACAAGGTGGGAGCGGTGTCAATTACAGGGCACGGAGAAGCCATAATGAAAGTTGCACTGGCACGACTCATCATGTTCCACATGGAGCAAG GTCAGTCAGTGGAGGCAGCCAGTGATCTGGGCCTGGCCTACATGAAGTCCAGGGTGGATGGGCTGGGTGGGGTGGTGACAGTGGATCCCCAGGGTCATTGGGCTGCTCGCTTCTCCAGCCTGCAAATGGCCTGGGCTGCAGCTCAGAAAGACACCCTGCACCATGGCCTGTACTGTGGGGAACACTTTACACAGAGCATTGATTAA
- the asrgl1 gene encoding isoaspartyl peptidase/L-asparaginase isoform X5, whose product MHFYAQIFFLCFLSNFAHLELHLLAVPSQMTDMLPVVVVQGGAGFVPRQRSEASTSGVCAAARAAYAILQGGGSSMDAVLEAVTNLENNPVFNAGCGSVLNVKGDIEMDAIVMDGKTLGSGAVSAVRNIANPVQLARLVMEKTSHACLTAEGASKFARDMGIPEVPQESLITEYSRMRWKDNLEPDANPVQCQMGKMGTVGAVAVDREGNTACATSTGGMLNKMEGRVGDTPMIGQSVEAASDLGLAYMKSRVDGLGGVVTVDPQGHWAARFSSLQMAWAAAQKDTLHHGLYCGEHFTQSID is encoded by the exons atgcatttttatgctCAAAtctttttcttatgttttctgTCAAACTTTGCACATTTAGAACTTCATCTATTGGCAGTTCCTTCACAGATGACTGACATGTTGCCAGTTGTGGTGGTCCAGGGGGGCGCAGGTTTTGTCCCAAGGCAGCGGTCAGAAGCGTCAACTTCAGGGGTGTGCGCAGCAGCCCGAGCAGCTTATGCCATCCTTCAGGGAGGGGGCAGTAGTATGGATGCAGTTTTGGAGGCTGTGACCAATCTGGAGAATAACCCTGTCTTCAATGCAG GCTGTGGGTCAGTGCTGAATGTCAAAGGAGACATAGAGATGGATGCCATCGTGATGGATGGGAAAACACTAGGTAGTGGTGCTGTGTCCGCTGTACGCAATATAGCCAACCCTGTTCAGCTGGCAAGACTGGTTATGGAGAAG accAGTCATGCGTGTCTAACAGCAGAGGGTGCCAGTAAGTTCGCTCGGGACATGGGTATCCCCGAGGTGCCCCAAGAGTCCCTCATCACTGAGTATTCCCGCATGCGCTGGAAAGACAACCTGGAACCTGACGCAAACCCTGTGCAGTGCCAAAT GGGGAAGATGGGCACAGTTGGAGCTGTGGCAGTCGACAGGGAGGGCAACACAGCCTGTGCAACCTCCACTGGTGGAATGCTGAACAAGATGGAGGGACGGGTGGGCGACACACCCATGATAG GTCAGTCAGTGGAGGCAGCCAGTGATCTGGGCCTGGCCTACATGAAGTCCAGGGTGGATGGGCTGGGTGGGGTGGTGACAGTGGATCCCCAGGGTCATTGGGCTGCTCGCTTCTCCAGCCTGCAAATGGCCTGGGCTGCAGCTCAGAAAGACACCCTGCACCATGGCCTGTACTGTGGGGAACACTTTACACAGAGCATTGATTAA
- the asrgl1 gene encoding isoaspartyl peptidase/L-asparaginase isoform X1 yields MHFYAQIFFLCFLSNFAHLELHLLAVPSQMTDMLPVVVVQGGAGFVPRQRSEASTSGVCAAARAAYAILQGGGSSMDAVLEAVTNLENNPVFNAGCGSVLNVKGDIEMDAIVMDGKTLGSGAVSAVRNIANPVQLARLVMEKTSHACLTAEGASKFARDMGIPEVPQESLITEYSRMRWKDNLEPDANPVQCQMGKMGTVGAVAVDREGNTACATSTGGMLNKMEGRVGDTPMIGSGSYADNKVGAVSITGHGEAIMKVALARLIMFHMEQGQSVEAASDLGLAYMKSRVDGLGGVVTVDPQGHWAARFSSLQMAWAAAQKDTLHHGLYCGEHFTQSID; encoded by the exons atgcatttttatgctCAAAtctttttcttatgttttctgTCAAACTTTGCACATTTAGAACTTCATCTATTGGCAGTTCCTTCACAGATGACTGACATGTTGCCAGTTGTGGTGGTCCAGGGGGGCGCAGGTTTTGTCCCAAGGCAGCGGTCAGAAGCGTCAACTTCAGGGGTGTGCGCAGCAGCCCGAGCAGCTTATGCCATCCTTCAGGGAGGGGGCAGTAGTATGGATGCAGTTTTGGAGGCTGTGACCAATCTGGAGAATAACCCTGTCTTCAATGCAG GCTGTGGGTCAGTGCTGAATGTCAAAGGAGACATAGAGATGGATGCCATCGTGATGGATGGGAAAACACTAGGTAGTGGTGCTGTGTCCGCTGTACGCAATATAGCCAACCCTGTTCAGCTGGCAAGACTGGTTATGGAGAAG accAGTCATGCGTGTCTAACAGCAGAGGGTGCCAGTAAGTTCGCTCGGGACATGGGTATCCCCGAGGTGCCCCAAGAGTCCCTCATCACTGAGTATTCCCGCATGCGCTGGAAAGACAACCTGGAACCTGACGCAAACCCTGTGCAGTGCCAAAT GGGGAAGATGGGCACAGTTGGAGCTGTGGCAGTCGACAGGGAGGGCAACACAGCCTGTGCAACCTCCACTGGTGGAATGCTGAACAAGATGGAGGGACGGGTGGGCGACACACCCATGATAG GATCTGGCAGTTATGCTGACAACAAGGTGGGAGCGGTGTCAATTACAGGGCACGGAGAAGCCATAATGAAAGTTGCACTGGCACGACTCATCATGTTCCACATGGAGCAAG GTCAGTCAGTGGAGGCAGCCAGTGATCTGGGCCTGGCCTACATGAAGTCCAGGGTGGATGGGCTGGGTGGGGTGGTGACAGTGGATCCCCAGGGTCATTGGGCTGCTCGCTTCTCCAGCCTGCAAATGGCCTGGGCTGCAGCTCAGAAAGACACCCTGCACCATGGCCTGTACTGTGGGGAACACTTTACACAGAGCATTGATTAA
- the asrgl1 gene encoding isoaspartyl peptidase/L-asparaginase isoform X4 produces MTDMLPVVVVQGGAGFVPRQRSEASTSGVCAAARAAYAILQGGGSSMDAVLEAVTNLENNPVFNAGCGSVLNVKGDIEMDAIVMDGKTLGSGAVSAVRNIANPVQLARLVMEKTSHACLTAEGASKFARDMGIPEVPQESLITEYSRMRWKDNLEPDANPVQCQMGKMGTVGAVAVDREGNTACATSTGGMLNKMEGRVGDTPMIGSGSYADNKVGAVSITGHGEAIMKVALARLIMFHMEQGQSVEAASDLGLAYMKSRVDGLGGVVTVDPQGHWAARFSSLQMAWAAAQKDTLHHGLYCGEHFTQSID; encoded by the exons ATGACTGACATGTTGCCAGTTGTGGTGGTCCAGGGGGGCGCAGGTTTTGTCCCAAGGCAGCGGTCAGAAGCGTCAACTTCAGGGGTGTGCGCAGCAGCCCGAGCAGCTTATGCCATCCTTCAGGGAGGGGGCAGTAGTATGGATGCAGTTTTGGAGGCTGTGACCAATCTGGAGAATAACCCTGTCTTCAATGCAG GCTGTGGGTCAGTGCTGAATGTCAAAGGAGACATAGAGATGGATGCCATCGTGATGGATGGGAAAACACTAGGTAGTGGTGCTGTGTCCGCTGTACGCAATATAGCCAACCCTGTTCAGCTGGCAAGACTGGTTATGGAGAAG accAGTCATGCGTGTCTAACAGCAGAGGGTGCCAGTAAGTTCGCTCGGGACATGGGTATCCCCGAGGTGCCCCAAGAGTCCCTCATCACTGAGTATTCCCGCATGCGCTGGAAAGACAACCTGGAACCTGACGCAAACCCTGTGCAGTGCCAAAT GGGGAAGATGGGCACAGTTGGAGCTGTGGCAGTCGACAGGGAGGGCAACACAGCCTGTGCAACCTCCACTGGTGGAATGCTGAACAAGATGGAGGGACGGGTGGGCGACACACCCATGATAG GATCTGGCAGTTATGCTGACAACAAGGTGGGAGCGGTGTCAATTACAGGGCACGGAGAAGCCATAATGAAAGTTGCACTGGCACGACTCATCATGTTCCACATGGAGCAAG GTCAGTCAGTGGAGGCAGCCAGTGATCTGGGCCTGGCCTACATGAAGTCCAGGGTGGATGGGCTGGGTGGGGTGGTGACAGTGGATCCCCAGGGTCATTGGGCTGCTCGCTTCTCCAGCCTGCAAATGGCCTGGGCTGCAGCTCAGAAAGACACCCTGCACCATGGCCTGTACTGTGGGGAACACTTTACACAGAGCATTGATTAA